One Bacillus andreraoultii genomic region harbors:
- a CDS encoding helix-turn-helix domain-containing protein yields the protein MPVTEMEEKDMVNEDAIELALNDFGEYVKNTRLQLGMSLNELADKTKLSASFIYRLEVGQRRALLNTRLVILLCGFNWDKYEIMIYFGRILKNLEDFKKVIK from the coding sequence ATGCCAGTAACAGAAATGGAGGAGAAGGATATGGTTAATGAAGATGCGATAGAATTAGCATTAAATGATTTTGGTGAGTATGTTAAGAACACACGATTACAACTTGGGATGAGCCTAAATGAATTGGCAGACAAAACGAAATTATCAGCCTCGTTTATTTACAGACTTGAAGTGGGGCAAAGAAGGGCATTACTAAATACTAGATTGGTCATACTACTATGTGGCTTTAATTGGGATAAGTATGAGATTATGATTTACTTTGGAAGGATACTAAAGAATCTTGAGGATTTTAAAAAGGTAATAAAATAA
- a CDS encoding helix-turn-helix domain-containing protein: MEEKKGTGFGQLIRKKRKSNNWSLVTLADETDKVGHRLSESYLNRLENGIRKEPSVAVVLTLIQALRLSLEEVLESFDMGHIFQNEMDNYSPVVIPDNWNNLNIQVKTEEEKFSMSGAQKDLIGQVIIDLYEIALLGEPSYFENRAEGYVLKLIELLVNEQYLIELVDQEFRLFFDVRVMVDRYNLLIDDIKSSLENINIKSLYNTDISIPLPILNEYWLTKKDKNIIIVIDKVSEALKPYIKTY; this comes from the coding sequence TTGGAAGAAAAGAAAGGAACTGGATTTGGTCAACTGATTCGTAAGAAAAGGAAATCAAATAACTGGTCTCTCGTTACGTTAGCAGATGAGACTGACAAAGTTGGCCATCGTCTAAGCGAAAGTTACCTTAACAGGTTAGAAAACGGTATTCGAAAAGAACCAAGTGTTGCTGTGGTTTTAACACTTATTCAGGCATTGAGGCTCTCCCTCGAAGAGGTTTTAGAAAGTTTTGATATGGGTCACATTTTTCAGAATGAAATGGATAATTATTCACCAGTAGTTATCCCTGATAATTGGAACAACCTCAATATACAAGTGAAAACGGAAGAAGAAAAGTTTTCTATGTCTGGTGCCCAAAAGGACTTAATTGGTCAAGTTATCATCGACCTATATGAAATAGCACTATTGGGTGAGCCGAGTTACTTTGAAAATCGTGCAGAAGGATATGTTTTGAAATTAATTGAATTGCTGGTAAATGAGCAATACCTAATTGAATTGGTAGATCAAGAATTTAGACTTTTCTTTGATGTGAGAGTAATGGTAGACAGGTATAATCTCCTTATAGATGATATAAAATCATCACTTGAAAACATCAATATTAAATCATTGTATAATACAGATATATCTATCCCTTTACCAATATTAAATGAGTATTGGCTAACAAAAAAGGACAAAAATATAATAATAGTAATAGATAAAGTATCGGAAGCGTTGAAACCTTATATTAAAACTTATTAA
- a CDS encoding PDDEXK family nuclease: MGKKANWELFEIDSCNYLNELFEGSPITFQGEGGKNSSSSDIKVFDRGKYIFSIEAKYSPSQSGQFVLIEGNDLYSLSPVSKFENNEYTQAIIDHLNENKEQYTPEGQEAIEINIDKKILAKWITDHYKRKDSYFVITSNKLSDYKVILPIDDIKDFFDVSAVVRRKKSGSTDVAQYKIESCINELREYIKQYGLAVTDVIPQNKKTLIKLNKGVDLKKPDRYFGDGYYLSPNSNGEGYYIKQLSKTNNLNVIFSLVYTGPEKNIGIDLLKKFTNNLH, encoded by the coding sequence GTGGGAAAAAAGGCTAATTGGGAATTATTTGAAATTGACTCTTGTAATTATTTGAATGAATTGTTTGAAGGTTCTCCAATAACTTTTCAAGGAGAAGGTGGCAAGAACTCTAGTTCTAGTGATATAAAGGTTTTTGATAGAGGTAAATATATATTTTCTATTGAAGCAAAGTATTCACCGTCCCAGAGCGGCCAGTTTGTCTTAATAGAAGGTAATGACTTGTATTCGTTGTCACCTGTGAGTAAATTCGAGAATAATGAATATACCCAAGCAATTATTGACCATCTAAATGAAAATAAGGAACAATATACACCAGAAGGTCAAGAGGCAATAGAAATAAATATTGATAAAAAAATACTTGCTAAATGGATAACAGATCATTATAAAAGAAAGGATAGCTATTTTGTTATCACCTCAAACAAACTATCCGATTATAAGGTAATATTACCAATTGATGATATAAAAGACTTCTTTGATGTTTCTGCGGTTGTAAGAAGAAAGAAAAGTGGATCTACTGATGTTGCACAATATAAAATTGAAAGTTGTATTAATGAGCTAAGAGAGTATATAAAGCAATACGGATTGGCAGTAACTGATGTAATACCTCAAAATAAGAAAACTCTAATTAAGTTGAACAAAGGAGTGGATTTAAAAAAGCCGGATAGATATTTCGGAGATGGATATTACCTATCACCAAATAGCAACGGTGAAGGCTACTATATTAAGCAATTGTCAAAAACCAATAATTTAAACGTTATTTTTAGTTTAGTATACACAGGTCCAGAAAAAAACATCGGGATTGATTTGTTAAAAAAATTCACCAATAACCTTCATTGA
- a CDS encoding MazG nucleotide pyrophosphohydrolase domain-containing protein: MKDIQEFLKNFQKEMNWEISDKNYKESRSSILNNYMLLTTEIGEVAEEFRSIFNKTYKLVKEEGLNEEEAFKIAKETYKENIGKELSDCLAYLAKFANYLEIDLDDSFYKKMSEIKSRVNKDQR; this comes from the coding sequence GTGAAAGATATACAAGAATTCCTGAAAAATTTTCAGAAAGAAATGAACTGGGAAATTTCAGATAAAAACTATAAAGAATCAAGATCTTCAATTTTAAATAACTATATGCTCCTAACAACCGAAATAGGTGAGGTTGCTGAAGAATTTAGGTCTATTTTTAATAAGACATATAAACTTGTTAAAGAAGAAGGTTTAAATGAGGAAGAGGCCTTCAAAATTGCAAAGGAGACTTACAAAGAAAATATAGGGAAAGAACTATCCGATTGCTTGGCGTATTTAGCAAAATTTGCTAACTATTTAGAAATTGATTTGGATGACAGTTTCTATAAAAAAATGAGTGAAATCAAGTCGAGGGTCAATAAAGACCAGCGTTGA
- a CDS encoding helix-turn-helix domain-containing protein — protein sequence MNYLTLAEVCKKLGLDRKKVQNMCEKGRFRDAYQDEYGKWQIPNDNFVTTREQDEKAAKILQHLDRKNNGEKDESDIPYISTKVIGDYYQVEEEKVISWIKQGYLSGKKMKGQPENYLVPREEFEYLKSKRDKDTTEEEIKKLLGSDFMDDWDVEIDE from the coding sequence ATGAATTATTTAACATTAGCTGAAGTATGCAAGAAATTAGGATTAGATCGAAAAAAGGTACAAAATATGTGTGAAAAAGGTAGATTTCGGGATGCTTATCAAGATGAGTATGGAAAATGGCAAATTCCAAATGATAATTTTGTAACCACGAGAGAACAGGATGAAAAGGCTGCAAAAATCCTTCAGCATCTTGACAGGAAAAATAACGGTGAAAAGGATGAAAGTGACATCCCCTATATTTCCACAAAAGTAATAGGTGATTATTATCAGGTAGAAGAAGAAAAAGTGATAAGTTGGATTAAACAAGGCTATCTTTCTGGAAAGAAAATGAAAGGACAGCCGGAGAACTACTTGGTACCAAGAGAAGAATTTGAGTACCTTAAATCTAAAAGGGATAAAGATACTACAGAAGAGGAAATCAAGAAACTACTTGGTTCAGATTTTATGGACGATTGGGATGTTGAAATTGATGAATAA
- a CDS encoding YolD-like family protein, translating into MKDRGLKKWNGFFIPQHISMLKKFEIEDMKVQKPVLDEDQLHQINDILVESLMDREQIQLKLWLDGMIEEFGPFIATKIDPYQGKLYGLYQDDICSYSFDSIIGAKRL; encoded by the coding sequence ATGAAAGATCGAGGATTGAAAAAATGGAACGGTTTCTTTATTCCCCAACACATCTCCATGCTAAAAAAATTTGAAATTGAAGATATGAAGGTACAAAAGCCTGTACTAGACGAAGATCAATTGCATCAAATTAATGATATCCTTGTTGAAAGTTTAATGGATAGAGAGCAAATTCAACTGAAACTATGGCTTGATGGCATGATTGAGGAATTTGGCCCTTTTATTGCAACAAAAATAGACCCTTATCAGGGTAAATTATATGGATTATACCAGGACGACATTTGTTCATATTCCTTTGATAGTATCATCGGAGCTAAACGGTTATAA
- a CDS encoding DNA-3-methyladenine glycosylase family protein, protein MNNRILFSQDDVRVNEICKSDPLMGKLIGYIGDIELNLRRDYFKALTKSIIGQQLSSKAASTIYSRFEQLLQKNITPSSVKKISIEELRYVGVSKQKISYLIDLSNHILTGELNLDEISQMGNEQIVKSLTNVKGIGKWTAEMFLIFSLGKMDILPQDDVGLQRAAKWLYSLDKETDIKSYLLQQSKFWEQNPAIACLYLWEAVNKDLIKEENIEVLIK, encoded by the coding sequence ATGAATAATAGAATTTTATTTTCCCAAGACGATGTACGTGTAAACGAAATATGTAAATCTGACCCATTAATGGGTAAATTGATAGGATACATCGGTGATATCGAACTGAATTTAAGACGGGATTACTTTAAGGCTTTGACAAAGTCAATAATCGGCCAACAACTTTCCTCTAAAGCTGCGAGTACTATCTACTCAAGATTCGAACAGCTTCTTCAAAAGAATATCACACCGTCCTCTGTTAAAAAAATCAGTATTGAAGAACTAAGATATGTCGGTGTATCTAAGCAGAAAATATCCTATCTGATTGACTTATCTAATCATATACTTACAGGAGAACTGAATTTAGATGAAATTAGCCAAATGGGAAATGAACAAATTGTTAAATCATTAACTAACGTAAAAGGAATAGGTAAATGGACTGCTGAAATGTTTTTGATATTTTCATTAGGGAAAATGGACATACTTCCGCAAGATGATGTTGGCCTTCAACGTGCCGCTAAATGGCTATATTCATTAGATAAAGAAACGGATATAAAATCTTATCTTTTACAACAATCAAAGTTTTGGGAGCAAAATCCAGCTATCGCTTGTTTATATTTGTGGGAAGCAGTAAATAAGGACTTAATAAAAGAAGAAAACATTGAGGTTCTAATCAAATAA
- a CDS encoding DNA cytosine methyltransferase encodes MSHFEEYEGSLKGIKFIDLFAGIGGFHTALSSFGAECVFASEWDKHAQKTYFENYGIMPDGDITKIEAEDIPPHDILCAGFPCQPFSISGKQKGFEDTRGTLFFDVARIAKYHQPKLLFMENVRNFEKHDNGNTLKTVKDTLDEIGYNLWYKVLNASHYGLPQNRERIYMIAVRKDIELKEFHFPEPTYEQVILRDLILPDEETEQYIIRRDDMIIDESKIPTPSLLNDYQLKPIRVGTINKGGQGERIYSDLGHAITLSAQGGGPGSKTGCYLINGKVRKLDPRECARLQGFPEDFKIPVSNGQAWKQFGNSVPVNVLKHIIKSIVETEEIYSALTEEISDSNNKQQLITA; translated from the coding sequence ATGAGTCATTTTGAAGAGTATGAAGGTTCGTTAAAAGGTATAAAGTTTATTGATCTATTTGCCGGTATAGGGGGATTCCATACTGCCTTGTCCTCATTTGGTGCAGAGTGTGTTTTTGCATCTGAATGGGATAAACACGCACAAAAAACCTATTTCGAAAATTATGGAATAATGCCGGACGGGGACATAACAAAAATAGAAGCGGAAGATATTCCACCTCATGACATTCTCTGTGCAGGTTTTCCATGTCAGCCTTTCAGCATTTCGGGAAAACAAAAAGGATTTGAAGATACAAGAGGTACACTATTCTTTGATGTTGCACGAATCGCAAAATATCACCAGCCGAAATTATTGTTTATGGAGAATGTAAGGAATTTTGAAAAACATGATAATGGTAATACTTTAAAAACGGTAAAGGACACATTGGATGAAATAGGTTACAATCTTTGGTATAAAGTTTTAAACGCAAGTCATTATGGATTACCTCAAAATAGAGAGAGAATATACATGATTGCCGTTAGAAAAGATATAGAACTAAAGGAATTTCACTTCCCAGAACCAACTTATGAACAAGTTATTTTAAGAGACCTAATTCTTCCAGATGAAGAAACCGAGCAATATATAATAAGAAGAGATGATATGATTATTGATGAATCAAAGATTCCAACGCCCTCTCTATTGAATGATTATCAACTAAAGCCAATTAGAGTTGGTACAATTAATAAAGGTGGACAAGGAGAAAGAATTTATAGCGATTTAGGCCATGCAATTACCTTATCAGCTCAGGGTGGTGGCCCTGGTAGTAAAACAGGTTGCTATTTGATTAATGGAAAGGTAAGAAAGCTAGATCCAAGAGAATGTGCCAGACTTCAGGGATTCCCAGAAGATTTTAAAATACCGGTAAGTAATGGACAGGCTTGGAAGCAGTTCGGAAATAGTGTTCCTGTTAATGTACTCAAGCATATTATAAAGTCAATTGTAGAAACAGAAGAAATATATTCTGCTTTGACAGAAGAAATTTCGGATTCGAATAATAAACAACAATTAATAACTGCATAA
- a CDS encoding helix-turn-helix domain-containing protein, with protein MRYRMVLGKNIHKYRMKKGLSQEKLAEYCGLHRTYIGAVERGERNISIDNIEKIANALEVDVTQLFHNERGH; from the coding sequence ATGAGATACAGGATGGTTTTAGGTAAAAATATTCATAAATACAGGATGAAGAAGGGGTTATCGCAAGAAAAACTTGCTGAATACTGTGGCTTACATCGTACCTATATTGGTGCGGTGGAGCGAGGAGAAAGAAACATTTCAATAGATAACATTGAGAAAATTGCAAACGCTTTAGAAGTCGATGTTACACAATTATTCCATAACGAAAGGGGACATTAG
- a CDS encoding RNA-guided endonuclease InsQ/TnpB family protein: MKLTHKFKIPYDIDLYNKLKTKRLEAGKVWSDIVLYGNEYYRIFKNWISKSDLEKITSQRVWSDIVLYGNEYYRIFKHRIPMSDLEKVSSQIKYELHSQTVQAIVAKYDTAREITRKKQMSGDTKAKYPWKEKKYYTLPYKQAGMIVSEQTVVLKHYRYEMDFKRNKMKRINDYIEIPNLAQKDISNISYAEIVYKNGFYWFHYGISVQKKEPFSVFKPAGCDLGEIHSLAIATEDKALIISGRAIRAIKQYRDKVLAELSKEMSRLKKGSRKWEKYNRASQEVKAKCRQQIDYLIHKSTKMVIDFLVNENVSDLVIGDPAGIEKGTKTDPEKRIKKVRRQQLSKWSYGEFKNILKYKCELNGIKVHFVSENFTSQDCPFCDGRHIVNGRRFICNVTNSEIHRDVNGAQNICRKKFELAVKSVDVLFKQPMWFRKK, from the coding sequence ATGAAACTGACACATAAATTTAAAATTCCATATGATATTGATCTCTATAATAAATTAAAAACAAAACGGCTAGAGGCAGGAAAAGTTTGGTCGGATATAGTTTTGTATGGGAATGAATATTATCGTATCTTTAAAAATTGGATTTCCAAGTCTGATTTAGAGAAAATAACTAGTCAAAGAGTTTGGTCGGATATAGTTTTGTACGGGAATGAATATTATCGTATCTTTAAACATCGGATACCAATGTCTGATTTAGAAAAAGTATCTAGTCAAATAAAATATGAATTACATTCTCAAACTGTACAAGCAATTGTAGCTAAGTATGATACAGCTCGAGAGATTACTCGAAAAAAACAAATGTCTGGAGATACTAAAGCGAAGTATCCGTGGAAAGAGAAAAAATATTACACTTTACCATATAAGCAAGCGGGGATGATAGTCAGCGAGCAAACAGTAGTTTTAAAACATTACAGGTATGAAATGGATTTTAAACGCAATAAAATGAAACGAATAAATGACTATATTGAAATACCTAATTTAGCACAAAAGGATATATCAAATATTTCATATGCAGAAATTGTCTATAAAAACGGATTTTATTGGTTTCATTATGGAATTTCTGTACAGAAGAAGGAACCTTTTAGTGTATTTAAACCTGCTGGTTGTGATTTAGGTGAAATTCATAGCTTGGCAATTGCAACTGAAGATAAGGCGTTAATAATTTCAGGACGAGCTATCCGTGCTATTAAACAGTATCGTGATAAAGTGTTGGCAGAATTGTCGAAGGAAATGAGTAGATTAAAGAAGGGGTCAAGAAAGTGGGAAAAGTATAATAGAGCAAGTCAAGAGGTAAAAGCTAAGTGTAGACAACAAATAGATTATTTGATTCATAAATCTACTAAAATGGTTATTGACTTTTTGGTTAATGAGAATGTATCTGATCTAGTAATTGGAGACCCAGCAGGGATTGAAAAAGGGACGAAAACAGATCCGGAAAAGCGAATAAAGAAAGTTAGAAGACAACAACTATCTAAATGGTCCTACGGAGAATTTAAAAATATTCTTAAATATAAGTGTGAATTGAACGGGATTAAAGTACACTTTGTTTCAGAAAATTTTACTTCACAGGACTGCCCATTCTGTGATGGAAGACATATTGTGAATGGAAGAAGATTCATTTGTAATGTTACAAATTCAGAAATACATCGTGACGTTAATGGGGCACAGAATATTTGTAGAAAGAAATTTGAGTTGGCAGTAAAATCCGTGGATGTGTTATTTAAACAGCCGATGTGGTTTAGAAAGAAATGA